Genomic segment of Paenibacillus sp. FSL R5-0623:
GGATTGAGCTTTTTTTCGTTCTTTTTGCCAAAGGAGTACGGGGGAGGCGTTTACAGCTTATTGATTAGTTTCATATGTTGAGTCTTTAATGATGTTAACTATTTTACGCTGAGCATCCCTGGCTTCCGGAATCGGATAGAGGACGAAGACATGGTTCATTTTGGGGTAAACGTACGTTTGGTGATCGATTCTTTGATCCGTCAGCAGCTTGTCGAGCTTCATATTATCAGGAAACAAGCCCTCGTGAGTCCCGATAAAGATGCTGATTTTGCCCAGACCGGCGAAATCTCCGTAGATTGGACTGATTAACGGATCGTTCAATGGTTTGTCAGCTGCCCAGATCCGCCGGATGACATCATACCCTTCCACAGCGAGCATAGGGTCGCGGGTCTCGTAATCAAATATGACCGGATTGTCCAGCACCATATCCACACAAGGTGATAACAAGATGATATCTTTGGGCTGCGGGAGATCATGCATCTTCAGATAATGGGCCAAGGCCAGGGATATGTTCCCGCCTGCGGAATCCCCCATAATGGTGAGTTGTGCCGGGTCGTCCACGGAGGCAAGCAGATCCCGGTATAGATTGAGCAGTTTCGGATACGTGTGCTGATAATTAAAATGCGGAACCTTTGGATAGATGGGAGCAACAACTTTGGCATTCAGAGCCTGAGCCATGCGGTCCATGAATTTCCAGTGTAAAGACAGCGGCTGGTGTGTATGCGCCCCGCCATGAATGTAGAGAATGACCCTCTGTTCACGGGAATGCTGATCGTTTAAGGTGAACACCTGCATGTCTTCATGGGAGCGCTCTTTGATGGAAGATGACAGTTTTGTTTTACCCAAGATATAAGGTTTAATGTTTTCCAAGCCCATATGATCCAGGTGTTTGCGGGTAAGCTCGCGTGTTGAAAAAGTTTTCTTGGTATCTAACGTTCCGATATATTTCTCGAATAGAAAGCTCGTCAACGAGCGTTTGTGATTATGGATATACATGTTCATTGAGGAATCACCCTTCCTGATGGAGTTCAGATATACGATCTGTGGAGACTATAAGTAAAGTATAAAGGTTGAAGTGTACTTCAAGGTCAATCTTAATTTTTCCATCAAACCGTTATGGTTAGAGTAAAGCATGGTACCCGTTCTATGTTATGATATTTGCATCTTCAAAAGTTCGATTGAAGGGGCATAGCGTATGAATCAGAGCATACAACAGTTTAAAGCGGATTTTTTCAAAGCGTTGGCACACCCGATGCGGATTCAGATTCTGGAGCTGCTGAGTGAAGGAGCCAAAAACGTGAATGAACTGCAAAGC
This window contains:
- a CDS encoding alpha/beta hydrolase — translated: MNMYIHNHKRSLTSFLFEKYIGTLDTKKTFSTRELTRKHLDHMGLENIKPYILGKTKLSSSIKERSHEDMQVFTLNDQHSREQRVILYIHGGAHTHQPLSLHWKFMDRMAQALNAKVVAPIYPKVPHFNYQHTYPKLLNLYRDLLASVDDPAQLTIMGDSAGGNISLALAHYLKMHDLPQPKDIILLSPCVDMVLDNPVIFDYETRDPMLAVEGYDVIRRIWAADKPLNDPLISPIYGDFAGLGKISIFIGTHEGLFPDNMKLDKLLTDQRIDHQTYVYPKMNHVFVLYPIPEARDAQRKIVNIIKDSTYETNQ